The sequence TGGGCTTCCCCGAAAGCCGCGCCGCCTCCTCGAAGAAGTCCGCCATCGCCCGGTCTCCGGCCAGAATCTTCGCGTCGTAGTCGCTCAGGCCGTATTCCCGCGCGAACCGCGCCCGCTTGGCGGCCGGAAGCTCGGGGATCTGCGACCGCACCCGGTCGATCCATTCCGGCGACACGCGCACCGGCGGAAGATCCGGCTCGGGAAAGTAGCGGTAGTCGTGCGCCTCCTCCTTCGAGCGCATCGGGCGCGTCACCCCGGCCTCGGCGTCGAAGAGACGCGTCTCCTGAACGATCCGTTCGCCCGCCTCGATCGCCCGGACCTGGCGGGCGAACTCGTATTCGATCGCCGCCTTGGCGAACTTGAACGAGTTGAGGTTCTTGATTTCCGTCTTGACGCCCAGCTTCTCCTCGCCCTTGCGGCGGACGGAGAGATTCACATCGCAGCGGAGCTCTCCCTTCTCCATGTCGCAGTCCGAAACCCCGGCGTACTGGAGGATCGCCTTGAGCGTCGTCAGGTACTGGTACGCCTCCTCCGCCGAGCGCAGATCCGGACGCGTCACGATTTCCACGAGCGGAACGCCGGCGCGGTTAAGGTCCACGAAGCTTCGCGTCCCGCGCTCCTCGTGAATGAGTTTCCCGGCGTCCTCCTCGAGGTGGGCCCGCAGAATCCCGATTCTCCGGCCGCCTTCGAGATCGATCCACCCGTCGCGGGAGAGCGGAAGATCGTACTGGGAGATCTGATAGTTCTTGGGGAGGTCGGGGTAGAAGTAGTTCTTCCGGTCGAACTTGGTGAACTCCGCCACCCGGGCGTTGAGGGCCAGGGCCGCCCGCATGCCGAGCTCGAAGGCGGCGCGGTTGAGGACGGGGAGCGATCCCGGGTGGCCCAGGCAGACGGGGCACACCTGAGTGTTCGGAGGCGCTCCGAACCGGACGGGGCAGCCGCAGAAAAGCTTGGTCCGGGTCTTCAGCTGCACATGGGTTTCCAGACCCGCGACGAGTTCGTACGCGTCGAAGTTCGCCACGCAGGGGTTCTCCTTGAAGTCGCTTCAGTATAGCGATTGGCCGGGGGGCAATCACGGGTCCTTACGGCGCCCGGGCCTTCCGGCGGCACTCGGCTTCCTGGTCGGGCGACAGTCTGAGGTGTTCCTGCGGGAAGGGTTCCGCAGCCGCCCGCTCGCTCAGGCGGAGCGCTTCCGCATATTCGCGCCGCGCTTCTTCGGCAAACCCCTGTTCGTCCAGGAGACGGGCCAGCGCGTATCGGGGCCGCGCGGCGGTAGGGTAGAGCTCCACGGCCCGGCGGGCGTGCTCCCGCGCGAGGCGCGCGTGCTCCGCGGCCCGGGCGCGCGCGAGCGCTCCGGACCGTCCCTCCGCGAACGCTCCGAACGCGCGGTGCAGGGAAGCCTTCCTGTCGTGGAGGGGCGACGACCGGGGACGCAGCCGAAGCGCGCTCGTCAGAGCCTCGAGCGCGATCTCCTCATGCTCCGACAGTTCCTGGACCAGGGCCGGGTCCGTGCGGGAAGAAGGATGCTCCCGGAGCGTTTTCCAGAGGGCGAAGCGGCCTTCCGCGTGGAGCGCGTACGCTTCCGATGCCGCCGGATTGTGCCGCTCGGCCGCCTGAGCGTGCCGCACCGCCTCCGGCGCATCGCCCCGCAGAAGCGCCCGGCGCGCCGCTTCGAGTTCCCGATCGGCCGCCAGCGCCCGGGGAGCCGCGGCGACCAGAAGCGGGAGGGCGACCAGCAGCGTCAGGACGGCCGCCGCGGCGGCCGCCCCGCGGGGAAGATTCAGGGGCGCCGCCCGGCCGGCCAGGAGAAGATTGAGTCCGAGCGCCAGGAAGAACGCCGCCGCCGTGCCCCATTCATAGAGATCGAACTCGACCGTCATGTGAAGCAGGAACGCCAGAAGGCCCGCCGCCGCCCCGAGGCGCGTCCAGGCGGCGTCGCCGGCGGACCATGCCCGGCGCGACGGAGCCGCCAGCCGCCAGGCCCAAGGCCAGGCGGCCGCCAAAAGAAGCGCCGCCTCGGGCGGAAGAGGCCCTCCGGAAAGCCACGCCAGGAGAAAACCGGCCGCTCCCGCCGCCGGCCAGATCCATGTTCCCGTCTCCGGAGGGTCGGGCGCCGGGATCGCCTCGCGCCGGAGCGCGCGCGACAGGACGAATCCCACGAGGGCCAGGAACGACAGCAGGCCCGCCGCGCCGGTTTCCGCCAGGAGCTGGAGATAGTCGTTGTGAACCTTGGTGCTTTCCTGCTGCACGTCGGACTTGAGCTGCGTGAAGCAGTCTTCGTAGTTGTCCAGTCCGACGCCGAGGATCGGCGCCCGGGCGGCCGTCCGCACGGCCGCCTCCCAGTAGACGCGGCGGCAGTGCATCGAAGCGCTGGCGGAGGCGAGCTTCTCGAGGAGCGGGCCGAAGATCGTCAGGGCCAGGAGGAGTACTCCCGCCGCCCCGGCTCCGGTCACGAGCGCGGCGCGGCCCCGGCGGCGCGTGAGGGCCAGACCGGCGAAGGCCGCGCCGCCCGCCGCCAGCGACACCCAGGCGCCCCGCGATCCCGTTTGCGCCAGAGCCGCAATTCCCAGCGCCGCCCCCGCCGCCCAAGGGGTCCACGCGCGCGGACCCGCCCGTCGCACATCGAGCGCCGCCCCGGCGGCCAAAGGGATCGTCAGCGCCAGAAATCCGGCGAACTGGTTCGGACCCAGGAACGTGGCGAAAATCTCCCGGCCCCGGACGCGCGCCTCGAGGTCCCGCGTGAGGGGGCCGAGGGTGCCGGGGTCGTAGTCGTCGAGCAGTCGGGGGAAATAAAAGAAATACTGGGCGAACGCGTAGAGCGCCAAGAGCGGAAGGAGCGCCAGGAACGCCGCCACCATATCGGCTTTCCGGAAGGATTGGATCGCGCCGACGAGCAGGAGCGCGAGGGAAAGGAATCCGAAGGCGCGTTCCAGGGCCGGCAGGAGATGGGAAGCGCTCCGCGTCGAGGCCAGGACGGCGATCGAAAACGCCAGGAGAGGGAACTCGATCCCCGTCAGAAGCCACGTTCCGCCGCCGCGGAGGGTGTGGGCGAGAAAAGCCACGGCGAGAGCCAGCCAGAAGAGAAGGTGAATCAGGAGGTTGAGTCCCGTTCCCGCGACGGCTCCGCCGACGGCGACGCGGAGGATCAGCCCCAGGGCCGCCAGAAAGAGCGCGGTCCGGTCGAGGAGGCTCGCGGACCGGGGCGCGGCGGGCTCAGTCATGGCGGGCCGGGCGCTCCAGAAGGACGATCAGGCCGAAGGTCAGAAGGAGCTGCACGAAGACGAGCGCCGCCGCGTCCGCGGGAACCTGGTAGAGGAGGGCGGCCGAGGCTCCCGTGTAGGCGGTCAGGGCGTAAACGGCCAGCACCGCGGAGCGGCGGGAAAGCCCCAAGGCGGTCAGCCGATGGGCCAGATGATTCGTGTCGCCGCGGAAGAGGGGGGCGCGCAGCCTCAGCCGGATCCACACGACCCGGGCGGTGTCGAAGAGAGGCACGAAA comes from Planctomycetota bacterium and encodes:
- a CDS encoding O-antigen ligase family protein encodes the protein MTEPAAPRSASLLDRTALFLAALGLILRVAVGGAVAGTGLNLLIHLLFWLALAVAFLAHTLRGGGTWLLTGIEFPLLAFSIAVLASTRSASHLLPALERAFGFLSLALLLVGAIQSFRKADMVAAFLALLPLLALYAFAQYFFYFPRLLDDYDPGTLGPLTRDLEARVRGREIFATFLGPNQFAGFLALTIPLAAGAALDVRRAGPRAWTPWAAGAALGIAALAQTGSRGAWVSLAAGGAAFAGLALTRRRGRAALVTGAGAAGVLLLALTIFGPLLEKLASASASMHCRRVYWEAAVRTAARAPILGVGLDNYEDCFTQLKSDVQQESTKVHNDYLQLLAETGAAGLLSFLALVGFVLSRALRREAIPAPDPPETGTWIWPAAGAAGFLLAWLSGGPLPPEAALLLAAAWPWAWRLAAPSRRAWSAGDAAWTRLGAAAGLLAFLLHMTVEFDLYEWGTAAAFFLALGLNLLLAGRAAPLNLPRGAAAAAAVLTLLVALPLLVAAAPRALAADRELEAARRALLRGDAPEAVRHAQAAERHNPAASEAYALHAEGRFALWKTLREHPSSRTDPALVQELSEHEEIALEALTSALRLRPRSSPLHDRKASLHRAFGAFAEGRSGALARARAAEHARLAREHARRAVELYPTAARPRYALARLLDEQGFAEEARREYAEALRLSERAAAEPFPQEHLRLSPDQEAECRRKARAP
- the gatB gene encoding Asp-tRNA(Asn)/Glu-tRNA(Gln) amidotransferase subunit GatB, giving the protein MANFDAYELVAGLETHVQLKTRTKLFCGCPVRFGAPPNTQVCPVCLGHPGSLPVLNRAAFELGMRAALALNARVAEFTKFDRKNYFYPDLPKNYQISQYDLPLSRDGWIDLEGGRRIGILRAHLEEDAGKLIHEERGTRSFVDLNRAGVPLVEIVTRPDLRSAEEAYQYLTTLKAILQYAGVSDCDMEKGELRCDVNLSVRRKGEEKLGVKTEIKNLNSFKFAKAAIEYEFARQVRAIEAGERIVQETRLFDAEAGVTRPMRSKEEAHDYRYFPEPDLPPVRVSPEWIDRVRSQIPELPAAKRARFAREYGLSDYDAKILAGDRAMADFFEEAARLSGKPKPVANWLVNELNKILNERKIPAEAVRATPKGLVELIGLVESGALTGASAKEVFLEMVERGAAPGDVVRERGLARVSRAEDLEAAARAAIEANPKAAADYRGGKAAALKSLIGGVMKKTQGRADPKLAEEILKRLLS